A genomic segment from Bubalus kerabau isolate K-KA32 ecotype Philippines breed swamp buffalo chromosome 14, PCC_UOA_SB_1v2, whole genome shotgun sequence encodes:
- the CRH gene encoding corticoliberin, which produces MRLPLLVSVGVLLVALLPSPPCRALLSRGPIPGARQVSQHPQPLSFFQPPPQPQEPQALPTLLRVGEEYFLRLGNLDETRAAPLSPAASPLASRSSSRLSPDKVAANFFRALLQPRRPFDSPAGPAERGTENALGSRQEAPAARKRRSQEPPISLDLTFHLLREVLEMTKADQLAQQAHNNRKLLDIAGK; this is translated from the coding sequence ATGCGACTGCCGCTGCTCGTGTCCGTGGGCGTCCTGCTGGTGGCTCTGCTGCCCTCCCCGCCATGCAGGGCCCTCCTCAGCCGGGGGCCCATCCCGGGTGCCCGGCAGGTATCgcagcacccccagcccctgagTTTCTTCCAGCCGCCGCCGCAGCCCCAGGAACCCCAGGCTCTGCCCACCCTACTCCGTGTTGGGGAGGAATACTTCCTCCGCCTGGGTAACCTCGATGAGACCCGGGCTGCTCCGCTCTCTCCTGCCGCCTCGCCTCTCGCCAGCAGAAGCAGCAGTCGCCTTTCTCCGGACAAGGTGGCCGCCAACTTTTTCCGAGCGCTGCTGCAGCCCCGGCGCCCATTCGACAGCCCAGCGGGTCCCGCGGAACGCGGCACGGAGAACGCCCTCGGCAGCCGCCAGGAGGCGCCGGCCGCCAGGAAGAGGCGATCCCAGGAACCTCCCATCTCCCTGGATCTCACCTTCCACCTCCTCCGAGAAGTCTTGGAAATGACCAAGGCCGATCAGTTAGCACAGCAAGCTCATAACAACAGGAAACTGTTGGACATTGCTGGGAAATGA